In Candidatus Poribacteria bacterium, one DNA window encodes the following:
- a CDS encoding cation transporter, with protein sequence MASAPVGQATLGNGVYPVAARAAVWMLTLNGLLFAAKAFVGWYGGSYSLIADGMNNLTDVGLSLALLVAMKWAGRPADARHPYGHGRMEPEIARLVGMVIIATAGFLAMGAWHRVFVRHAPPDVSVLVTCAIGIVVKEGMFRYQRGLARRLGSIALKADALNHRTDVGASAAVLIGTAAIWIGGPPSAYWDDVAAFIVAALMGIGAARIVWLASRELLDEIPPSDVIAGVREAALQLREQGVLGTEKIVGRKMGSYYVLDLHLEVPPEMSVQAAHHLGHQVRERVLNRMGEVSDVLVHIEPCPGRR encoded by the coding sequence GTGGCGTCAGCACCGGTTGGACAGGCGACGCTCGGCAACGGCGTCTACCCCGTCGCGGCTCGTGCCGCCGTGTGGATGCTGACGCTGAACGGCTTGCTCTTCGCCGCCAAAGCCTTCGTGGGCTGGTACGGCGGCTCCTACTCCCTGATCGCCGATGGCATGAACAACCTGACGGATGTCGGGCTCTCGCTCGCATTGCTGGTCGCAATGAAGTGGGCGGGACGCCCGGCGGACGCGCGCCATCCGTACGGTCACGGACGGATGGAACCTGAGATCGCGCGCTTGGTGGGAATGGTCATCATCGCGACGGCGGGCTTTCTCGCGATGGGTGCCTGGCACCGCGTCTTCGTGCGCCACGCGCCGCCGGACGTTTCCGTACTGGTGACATGCGCCATCGGGATCGTCGTCAAGGAAGGGATGTTTCGATACCAACGCGGACTGGCTCGTCGGCTGGGAAGCATCGCGCTGAAAGCCGACGCGCTGAACCACCGCACGGACGTCGGCGCATCCGCTGCCGTGCTCATCGGGACTGCCGCCATATGGATCGGTGGACCTCCGTCGGCATACTGGGACGACGTGGCGGCATTCATCGTCGCGGCTCTCATGGGCATCGGCGCGGCGCGGATCGTGTGGCTCGCGTCTCGCGAGCTACTCGACGAGATCCCGCCTTCCGACGTGATAGCTGGCGTGCGCGAGGCAGCCCTGCAACTGCGTGAACAGGGCGTGCTCGGCACCGAGAAGATCGTCGGCAGAAAGATGGGCTCGTACTATGTCCTCGACCTGCATCTCGAGGTCCCTCCGGAGATGTCGGTACAGGCGGCACACCATCTCGGACACCAGGTTCGCGAACGCGTTCTGAATCGCATGGGCGAGGTGTCCGACGTCCTCGTACACATCGAGCCTTGCCCCGGACGACGCTGA